CGGACCGCCTCCATCACGGCGACGGCCGCGAGGTAGCTCTCGTAGTTGCCCTCCACGGACTCGGCCCCGAACGGCGGGGTGAGGGGCACGATCTCCGTGCCCGGTGAGGCGACGGCGGCGGCCTGGGCGCCGATGCTCTCGGTCATCGAGGCGGTGGTGTTGACATTGACGACGAGGATGCGCATTTCTTGGCTTTCTCTGCTGAGGCCGGCCTGGGCCGAAGGTGGTGCGGGGGGGGTGGCGTGGAGTCGTCAGGCGGCGTCGACCGCGATGGCCTCACCGTCGACATCCCGGGTCGCCTTCTGGCGGTCGGCGAGGACCAGATAGACGACGGCGGAGAGGACCGCGCCGATGAACCAGGAGAACCCCGAAACGGACTTGAAGGCGGGGACGAGCGCGATGACGACGGCGACGGCCGCGGCGGGCACGAAGGCGGCGATGGCCTTCAGGTGGAACCCGCGCTGGTAGAAGTAGTCGCCCTGCCGGTCGTCGGTGTAGAGGTCGGGGACGTTCACGCGGGTCCTGCGGACCAGCCAGTAGTCCGCCATGACGACGCCGAAGATGGGGCCGAGCAGTGCTCCGAGGCCGCCCAGGAAGTAGTTCACGACGGTCGGGTTGTCGTAGAGGTTCCACGGCAGGATGACCAGGCCGATGACGGCGCTCACCACGCCGCTGCGGCGGAAGTTGAGCGTGCGCGGGAAGAGGTTGACGAGGGCGTAGATGGGCGCCACGAAGTTCGCCATGAGGTTCACCGCGATCGTCAGCGTGATGAACGCGAGTGAGGCCGCCGCCATCAGGAACGTGTTGGGGATCGAGCGCACGATGTCCTCGGGCCCGGTGATGACCTCGCCGTTCAGCTTGAACTGGGCCCCGCTCAGCACGACCACGATGCCGGCGAAGAACAGCATGTTCACCGGGATGCCGACGAGGTTGCCGCGCACGATCGCCCGGCGGCTCTTGGCGGAGCGCGTGAAGTCGCAGAAGTTGAGCACGAAGGTGCCGTAGATGACGACCCAGAGTGCGGCGCTCTCGAAGATCTGGCGCCACATGTCGAGTCCGTGCGGTGCGTGCCCGGTCGACATGGAGATGGAGCCGTCGGCGCGGATGAACATCCAGATCGCCAGCGCGGACATGGTGATGAGGATCGTCGGCGCCGCGAACGCCATGTACTTGCGGATGAGTTCCATGCCGTAGCTGACGATGACGACCTGAATGACCCACAGGGTCAGGAACGTTGCCCAGCCCAGGGTCGACAGCCCGAGGATCGAGTTCTCGTCGAGCGAGCGCAGGCCGGGGAAGAGCACCTTGACGAGCGCGCCCAGCACGGACGCAGCCAGGTACGTCTGGATGCCGAACCACGCGATGGCCACGACGCCACGGACGATGG
The DNA window shown above is from Streptomyces sp. NBC_01445 and carries:
- a CDS encoding NCS1 family nucleobase:cation symporter-1, encoding MAAVHESPPTAAVDGKPRTSPGLYSPDLAPTKKEGRRWGAYNVFTLWGNDVHSLGNYAFAIGLFALGMSVWNILAAFAIASALLFLLLTLSGYMGSKTGVPFPVMSRISFGVKGAQIPAIVRGVVAIAWFGIQTYLAASVLGALVKVLFPGLRSLDENSILGLSTLGWATFLTLWVIQVVIVSYGMELIRKYMAFAAPTILITMSALAIWMFIRADGSISMSTGHAPHGLDMWRQIFESAALWVVIYGTFVLNFCDFTRSAKSRRAIVRGNLVGIPVNMLFFAGIVVVLSGAQFKLNGEVITGPEDIVRSIPNTFLMAAASLAFITLTIAVNLMANFVAPIYALVNLFPRTLNFRRSGVVSAVIGLVILPWNLYDNPTVVNYFLGGLGALLGPIFGVVMADYWLVRRTRVNVPDLYTDDRQGDYFYQRGFHLKAIAAFVPAAAVAVVIALVPAFKSVSGFSWFIGAVLSAVVYLVLADRQKATRDVDGEAIAVDAA